The following proteins are encoded in a genomic region of Stutzerimonas balearica DSM 6083:
- a CDS encoding protein-disulfide reductase DsbD, whose protein sequence is MRRVLTLLFLLLLPPLTQAGLFDKQPPALGTLNNSADFLPVREAFRLSVTQSSPTQVKLRFIAAPGYYLYRHRFQFTTTTPGVTLGEAQLPRGEQKTDDYFGEVEVYYGVLDVELPVSNPDSRSFGLRVSYQGCADQGLCYPPETEMLTIGDEPPAGEQPQAASTDGEPLLRSVLLFFLAGLGLTFTPCVLPMLPILSGVVLRGQPSTGRSLALSLAYVLPMATGFALLGALMGQFGAELNLQARLQSPWVLVPFALFFVAFALAMFGLFELRLPQAISARLDGLANRARGGSIAGAALLGAVSSLLVSPCVSAPLAGALLYISASGDALGGGLKLFALGLGMGTPLVLFATGGSALLPKSGPWMVQVRNAFGVLLLAVAVWMLERILPGPLALALWGTLAAGTAIFLGALEFVPKTSPRKLAQLAGLALLVYALAAWVGALQGADDPLRPLARALPTETAETTDRWHSISTPEELQRQFAAARQAGQPLLLDWYADWCISCKVIEREVFRATQIAPRLNGYRLVRFDITESNAEQRALLDRYQLFGPPAILFFDRQGAEIGAARVVGELDAGEFATKLDIAADQL, encoded by the coding sequence ATGCGCCGTGTGCTGACCCTGCTGTTTCTGCTGCTCTTGCCCCCGCTGACCCAGGCTGGGCTGTTCGATAAGCAACCGCCCGCGCTGGGAACGCTGAACAACAGTGCCGACTTCCTTCCGGTTCGCGAAGCCTTCCGCCTGAGCGTCACCCAGAGCTCACCCACACAAGTGAAGCTGCGCTTCATCGCCGCGCCTGGCTACTACCTCTATCGGCATCGGTTCCAGTTCACCACGACCACCCCCGGCGTGACCCTGGGCGAAGCTCAACTGCCTAGGGGGGAGCAGAAGACCGACGACTACTTCGGCGAGGTCGAAGTGTATTACGGCGTGCTCGATGTAGAGCTGCCGGTCAGCAACCCCGACAGTCGGTCATTCGGTCTGCGTGTCAGCTACCAGGGCTGCGCCGACCAGGGGCTTTGCTATCCGCCAGAAACCGAGATGCTCACCATTGGCGACGAGCCTCCGGCAGGCGAGCAGCCCCAGGCTGCGAGCACCGATGGCGAGCCGCTGCTGCGCTCGGTGCTGCTGTTCTTTCTCGCCGGCCTCGGCCTGACCTTTACCCCCTGCGTACTGCCCATGCTGCCGATTCTGTCCGGCGTGGTCCTGCGCGGTCAGCCAAGCACCGGCCGCAGCCTGGCGCTTTCGCTGGCGTACGTACTGCCAATGGCGACTGGCTTCGCGTTGCTCGGCGCGCTGATGGGGCAGTTCGGCGCCGAACTCAACCTCCAGGCCAGGCTGCAATCGCCCTGGGTACTGGTCCCGTTTGCACTGTTCTTCGTCGCCTTCGCCCTTGCCATGTTCGGCTTGTTCGAACTGCGCCTGCCGCAGGCGATCAGCGCCCGGCTGGATGGTCTCGCCAACCGTGCCCGGGGTGGATCGATTGCCGGCGCCGCGCTATTGGGCGCCGTCTCCAGCCTGCTCGTCTCGCCCTGCGTCTCGGCGCCACTGGCCGGCGCGCTGCTGTACATCAGCGCCAGCGGAGACGCCCTTGGCGGTGGTCTGAAGCTGTTCGCACTGGGTCTGGGCATGGGCACGCCGCTGGTCCTGTTCGCAACGGGCGGCAGTGCGCTGCTGCCCAAAAGCGGGCCTTGGATGGTGCAGGTGCGCAACGCCTTTGGCGTGCTGCTGCTGGCCGTCGCCGTGTGGATGCTCGAACGCATCCTGCCCGGCCCGCTCGCATTGGCACTGTGGGGCACGCTCGCGGCCGGAACGGCGATCTTTCTCGGTGCGCTCGAATTCGTACCCAAGACCTCGCCTCGCAAGCTCGCACAGCTGGCAGGCCTGGCGCTGCTGGTCTATGCCCTGGCCGCCTGGGTCGGTGCGCTGCAGGGAGCCGACGACCCATTGCGTCCGCTGGCACGCGCGCTGCCAACCGAAACGGCGGAAACGACCGATCGGTGGCATAGCATTTCCACCCCCGAAGAGCTGCAGCGCCAGTTCGCGGCCGCCAGACAGGCGGGTCAGCCGCTGCTGCTCGACTGGTATGCCGACTGGTGCATCAGCTGCAAGGTGATCGAGCGCGAGGTGTTTCGCGCCACGCAGATCGCCCCGCGCCTGAACGGTTACCGCCTGGTTCGTTTCGACATCACCGAGAGCAATGCCGAGCAACGCGCCCTGCTGGACCGCTACCAGTTGTTCGGCCCTCCGGCGATCCTCTTCTTCGATCGCCAGGGGGCCGAGATCGGCGCCGCGCGAGTGGTAGGCGAACTGGACGCCGGCGAATTCGCCACGAAGCTGGATATCGCCGCCGACCAGCTGTGA
- a CDS encoding Rieske (2Fe-2S) protein, producing MIRLCPGHEIGEGQSRGFELPELRLVAVRRNGKVYLYENRCPHRQLPLEWQPDRFLDDSGSLLQCASHGALFLIETGLCVAGPCEGRALRALPHIEEQGWICLQEEGRDDD from the coding sequence ATGATTCGTCTCTGTCCTGGCCACGAAATAGGCGAAGGCCAAAGCCGCGGCTTCGAGCTGCCCGAGCTGCGGCTGGTCGCGGTGCGGCGCAATGGCAAGGTGTATCTGTACGAAAACCGCTGCCCTCATCGCCAGCTACCGCTGGAATGGCAGCCGGATCGTTTTCTCGACGACAGTGGCAGCCTTTTGCAATGCGCGAGCCACGGCGCGCTGTTTCTCATCGAAACCGGGCTCTGTGTCGCGGGCCCTTGCGAAGGCCGGGCGCTACGGGCACTGCCACACATAGAGGAGCAAGGCTGGATCTGTCTGCAGGAGGAAGGCCGGGATGACGACTGA
- a CDS encoding ChaN family lipoprotein, with amino-acid sequence MRRCLSLLCLLLAACSSSAPVLPQWQATEGLEHSEVGRIVDLRTGQVIDPRQLVERLAPAERVIVGERHDNPDHHSLQLWLLQALAHERAQGSVLLEMIVPAQQARVDQARADLARGDRPADLPARLDWSEGWPWNLYGSLVGYALAQPYPLLAANLDRSEIVELYRSPVPIPGRASSRRAVIEALTAQIVQSHCGMLPDTQVPAMVGIQQQRDRRMAERLLAAPAPALLLAGGFHARRDVGVPLHIADLGGPAPLVVMLAEVGEPVEPRQADFVWFTPGLPEQDHCAGFKAAADGGKP; translated from the coding sequence ATGCGTCGCTGTCTTTCGTTGTTGTGCTTGCTACTGGCCGCGTGCAGTTCGTCAGCTCCGGTCTTGCCGCAGTGGCAGGCGACCGAGGGGCTGGAGCACAGCGAGGTCGGGCGCATCGTCGACTTGCGTACGGGGCAGGTGATCGATCCCCGGCAGCTGGTCGAACGGCTAGCGCCCGCCGAGCGGGTCATCGTAGGGGAGCGCCACGACAATCCAGACCATCACAGCCTCCAGCTCTGGCTCCTGCAGGCGCTTGCGCACGAGCGCGCGCAGGGCAGCGTGCTGCTGGAAATGATCGTTCCGGCACAGCAGGCCCGGGTTGATCAGGCGCGAGCGGACTTGGCGCGCGGCGACAGGCCTGCCGATCTGCCCGCCCGGCTGGACTGGTCTGAAGGCTGGCCGTGGAATCTCTACGGATCGCTGGTGGGCTATGCGCTTGCTCAGCCATACCCGCTGCTGGCTGCCAATCTGGACCGAAGCGAGATAGTGGAACTCTACCGTTCCCCTGTGCCGATACCCGGCAGAGCCTCGTCCCGGCGGGCGGTGATCGAGGCGCTGACGGCGCAGATCGTGCAGTCGCATTGCGGCATGTTGCCCGACACTCAGGTGCCTGCGATGGTCGGCATACAGCAACAACGTGATCGACGCATGGCCGAGCGGCTATTGGCCGCGCCGGCGCCGGCCCTGTTATTGGCGGGCGGCTTCCATGCGCGCCGCGATGTCGGTGTGCCGCTGCATATTGCCGACCTGGGTGGGCCAGCCCCATTGGTGGTGATGCTTGCCGAGGTCGGTGAGCCGGTCGAGCCGCGGCAGGCAGACTTTGTCTGGTTCACCCCGGGCCTGCCGGAGCAGGATCACTGTGCGGGCTTCAAGGCCGCGGCCGACGGCGGAAAGCCCTGA
- a CDS encoding Crp/Fnr family transcriptional regulator, whose amino-acid sequence MYLLGEQPAYADQLIQRLQGIPAQLLEGLAPAGPALECRRTDDLGAELPEQQLYLIESGLLHVLIDDKPLCYLHEGDLLGLYQGRELPPCRYRSDEPVLLVPYSRSAALSHIHAAPERQELFVQYLAGQTALLSDALARFRQPELRPTTGFQHFAAGEELIRQGDEADNVFIIIEGRADAIVDGHKVGDVQKDEIFGAMAVFTQEKRSASVIASEPCTVMVIPKEQFIGLAQSNPRIAHSLIESMARRIDLLNKELTQLRFATVA is encoded by the coding sequence ATGTACCTACTCGGCGAGCAACCTGCCTATGCAGACCAGCTGATTCAGCGCCTGCAGGGCATCCCAGCCCAACTGCTCGAGGGACTGGCACCGGCTGGCCCGGCGCTGGAATGCCGCCGCACCGACGACCTCGGCGCCGAGCTGCCGGAACAGCAGCTGTACCTGATCGAGAGCGGCCTGCTGCATGTGCTGATCGACGACAAACCGCTGTGCTACCTGCACGAAGGCGACCTGCTCGGTCTCTATCAGGGTCGCGAGCTTCCGCCATGCCGCTACCGCAGCGATGAGCCGGTGCTGCTCGTGCCCTACTCGCGCAGCGCGGCGTTGAGCCACATCCACGCTGCGCCTGAGCGCCAGGAGCTGTTCGTGCAGTACCTGGCGGGGCAGACGGCGCTGCTATCCGATGCCCTCGCACGCTTCAGGCAGCCAGAGCTGCGACCGACGACGGGGTTCCAGCATTTCGCGGCCGGAGAAGAGCTGATTCGCCAGGGGGACGAAGCCGACAATGTCTTCATCATCATCGAAGGACGTGCGGATGCCATCGTCGATGGGCACAAGGTGGGTGATGTGCAGAAGGACGAGATCTTCGGTGCGATGGCGGTATTCACCCAGGAAAAGCGCAGCGCCAGCGTCATCGCCAGCGAACCCTGTACGGTGATGGTCATCCCCAAGGAGCAGTTCATCGGCCTGGCCCAGAGCAATCCGCGGATTGCACACAGCCTGATCGAGAGCATGGCCCGGCGAATCGATCTGCTGAACAAGGAGCTGACGCAGTTGCGATTCGCCACCGTGGCGTGA
- a CDS encoding TfoX/Sxy family protein — protein MHDELLALRNLGKTSVQWLHACGIHSVEDLRKRGAVDSYAAVKARGFGASRVLLYAIEGALLDCQWQRLPATVKAELNRELEAFLRNRS, from the coding sequence ATGCACGACGAACTTCTCGCCCTGCGCAACCTAGGCAAGACATCCGTCCAGTGGCTGCATGCCTGCGGCATCCATAGTGTCGAAGACCTGCGCAAGCGTGGCGCCGTCGACAGCTATGCCGCCGTCAAGGCCCGCGGTTTCGGCGCCTCGCGCGTATTGCTGTACGCCATCGAAGGCGCCCTTCTGGACTGCCAGTGGCAAAGGCTACCGGCCACAGTCAAAGCCGAGCTGAACCGGGAACTGGAAGCTTTTTTGCGCAACCGGAGCTAG
- a CDS encoding class I SAM-dependent methyltransferase: MTDSCTAAPSTAPSRDSVALFAANAGAYAAFRPTYPSVLFDWLAQRCAQRERALDIGCGNGQAARALRMHFDEVIGCDASVEQLSSGEDWQGVRRLAADAEQIPVADGSLDLVVVAQALHWFATPIFFEEIRRALRPEGFFCAWCYSLLSVTPAIDELIGTLHGDTLRGCWPEGRRSVDAGYRDIEVPFARLTAPAFALETRWNLAQLVGYLRTWSAVAKYRQLHASDPVDALLAELSSRWGAPATTRTIRWPLHLIAGYPHRCATG, from the coding sequence ATGACCGATTCTTGCACCGCAGCACCATCGACCGCCCCTTCGCGCGACAGCGTGGCCTTGTTCGCCGCCAACGCCGGAGCCTATGCCGCATTCCGGCCAACCTACCCGAGCGTCCTGTTCGACTGGCTCGCACAGCGGTGCGCGCAGCGCGAACGGGCGCTGGATATCGGCTGCGGCAACGGCCAGGCCGCGCGCGCCCTGCGCATGCATTTCGATGAGGTCATCGGCTGCGATGCCAGCGTCGAACAGCTTTCCAGCGGTGAAGACTGGCAGGGCGTAAGACGCCTCGCCGCTGACGCCGAACAAATCCCTGTCGCCGATGGCTCGCTGGACCTGGTGGTGGTTGCGCAGGCCCTGCACTGGTTCGCCACACCCATCTTTTTCGAAGAAATTCGCCGCGCACTGCGTCCAGAGGGCTTTTTCTGCGCCTGGTGCTACAGCTTGCTCAGCGTGACGCCGGCGATCGATGAACTGATCGGGACGCTCCACGGCGATACCCTTCGCGGCTGCTGGCCGGAGGGCCGACGCAGCGTCGACGCCGGCTATCGCGACATCGAGGTGCCGTTCGCCCGGCTCACCGCACCGGCGTTTGCGCTCGAGACCCGCTGGAACCTGGCACAGCTCGTCGGCTATCTGCGGACCTGGTCAGCGGTTGCCAAGTATCGTCAGCTACACGCCAGCGACCCCGTCGATGCACTGCTTGCGGAACTATCGAGCCGTTGGGGCGCGCCCGCGACCACTCGCACGATCCGCTGGCCGCTGCACCTGATCGCCGGCTATCCGCACCGTTGCGCCACGGGGTAA
- a CDS encoding AAA family ATPase, protein MSQDLISALQNPALYPHPVDAFRVIETHISWVILTGHYAYKIKKPVDFGFLNFTELSARRHFCEEELRLNQRMAGDLYLQVLPITGSAQAPQLGGPGEPIEYALQMREFPQAQLLAELQTRGELTEAHIDQMADRIASFHLSTPHIAADHALNTPEAIVAPMRQNFEQIRPLLNEASDLAQLDSLEQWMETSISRLQPVLQARCDEGFIRECHGDLHLGNATLIDGQVVLFDCIEFNEPFRLIDIASDAAFLAMDLEDRGLKCQARRFINGWLEQTGDYAALQLLNLYKAYRALVRAKVSLFRLYQEQDPVQRKVVLRQYRSYANLAESYSAIPSRFLAVTHGVSAVGKSHVAMRLVEALGAIRLRSDVERKRLLGTQPQEATGQLDTGIYSQAASEATYARLHELAGAILSAGFSVVIDATYLKRAQRTAAASMAESTGVPFVILDCNAPDAVIELWLAQRQLEGHDPSDANLDVVRAQQASREALDEGELLVARRVETNDAASLDSLVGAIRQRLPGL, encoded by the coding sequence GTGAGCCAAGATCTGATCAGCGCGTTACAGAACCCCGCCCTTTATCCCCACCCGGTCGATGCGTTCCGGGTGATCGAAACCCACATTTCCTGGGTCATCCTGACCGGCCACTACGCCTACAAGATCAAGAAGCCCGTGGACTTCGGCTTCCTGAACTTCACCGAGCTGTCCGCCCGCAGGCACTTCTGCGAAGAGGAACTACGGTTGAACCAGCGCATGGCCGGGGACCTCTACCTGCAGGTACTGCCGATTACCGGTAGCGCACAGGCACCGCAGCTTGGCGGCCCGGGCGAGCCTATCGAATATGCGCTGCAGATGCGCGAGTTCCCCCAGGCCCAGCTACTGGCCGAACTCCAGACACGGGGCGAACTGACCGAAGCGCATATCGACCAGATGGCCGACCGTATCGCCAGCTTTCACCTGAGCACGCCACACATCGCCGCCGACCATGCGCTCAATACCCCCGAAGCCATCGTTGCCCCGATGCGGCAGAATTTCGAGCAGATCCGTCCGTTGCTCAACGAAGCGAGCGATCTGGCGCAGCTGGACAGTCTCGAGCAGTGGATGGAAACCAGCATCAGCCGCTTGCAACCGGTGCTGCAGGCCCGCTGCGATGAGGGCTTCATTCGCGAGTGCCATGGTGATCTGCATCTGGGCAACGCCACGCTGATCGATGGCCAGGTCGTGCTGTTCGACTGCATCGAGTTCAACGAGCCCTTCCGCCTGATCGACATCGCATCCGACGCGGCCTTTCTTGCGATGGACCTGGAGGATCGCGGCCTCAAGTGCCAGGCGCGTCGTTTCATCAACGGCTGGCTCGAGCAAACCGGCGACTACGCGGCACTGCAGTTGCTGAACCTCTACAAAGCCTATCGCGCCCTCGTGCGAGCCAAGGTCAGCCTGTTCCGCCTGTACCAGGAGCAAGACCCGGTCCAGCGCAAGGTGGTCCTGCGCCAGTACCGCAGCTACGCCAACCTGGCCGAGAGTTACAGCGCCATACCGTCGAGGTTTCTAGCGGTGACGCATGGCGTTTCGGCGGTGGGCAAGAGCCACGTCGCCATGCGTCTGGTCGAAGCGCTTGGCGCCATCCGCCTGCGCTCGGACGTGGAGCGCAAGCGTCTGCTCGGCACGCAACCCCAGGAGGCGACCGGACAGCTCGATACGGGCATCTATAGCCAGGCGGCGAGCGAAGCTACCTACGCCCGCCTCCACGAACTGGCTGGGGCCATTCTCTCGGCCGGTTTCTCGGTCGTGATCGATGCCACCTACCTCAAGCGCGCACAGCGCACGGCCGCCGCCAGCATGGCAGAAAGCACGGGTGTCCCATTCGTGATTCTCGATTGCAACGCGCCCGACGCGGTCATCGAACTCTGGCTGGCTCAGCGCCAGCTTGAGGGTCACGACCCATCCGACGCCAATCTCGATGTGGTTCGCGCCCAACAGGCCAGCCGTGAAGCATTGGACGAGGGCGAGCTGCTGGTCGCCCGCCGCGTGGAAACCAACGACGCCGCCAGCCTTGACAGTCTCGTCGGGGCGATTCGCCAGCGGCTACCTGGGCTCTGA
- the mrcB gene encoding penicillin-binding protein 1B, translating into MTKSRSPRNRTRRRSSAARPWLGWVVKLSIVGLVILAGFAVYLDAIVQEKFSGKRWTIPAKVYARPLELFVGQKLAKDDFLAELDALGYRREKAVAGPGGVSVAGNNVEMQTRGFQFYEGAEESRRIRVRFSGDFVAGLNSADGSSLAVARLEPVLIGGLYPAHNEDRILIKLDQVPPYLVQTLVAVEDREFFEHFGVSPKSIVRAVWVNLTAGAVRQGGSTLTQQLVKNFYLTNERSLTRKATEAMMAVLLELHYDKQEILEAYLNEVFLGQDGRRAIHGFGLASQYFFGQPLAELKLHQIALLVGMVKGPTYYNPRRHPERALERRNLVLDLLAEQQVVDPAEVAAAKQKPLGITQRGSMADSSYPAFLDLVKRQLREDYREEDLTEEGLRVFTSFDPILQLKAEQAMSDTLKRLGKGAEAVEGAMLVTNPETGEIQAMLGSRQPGYAGFNRALDAVRPIGSLIKPVIYLTALERPSQYTLTSLLEDEPFSVKGADGQVWRPQNYDRKAHGNVYLYQALANSYNLSTTRLGLDLGVPNVLKTLQRLGVSVDWPAYPSMLLGAGALRPIEVADVYQTLANGGFNTPLRGIRSVLTAEGEPLKRYPFQIQQRFDPGAIYLTQRAMQRVMHEGTGRSAYNQLPRSLNLAGKTGTTNDLRDSWFAGFSQDLLAVVWLGRDDNGKTSLTGATGALRVWTDFMRRADPLPLNSPLPENVVQVWVDSRTGQGTDERCPGAVQMPYIQGSEPAPGPGCGIQAPAESVMDWVRGWLQ; encoded by the coding sequence ATGACTAAGTCCCGCTCCCCTCGCAATCGCACTCGACGCCGATCCAGTGCCGCCCGGCCGTGGCTGGGTTGGGTCGTCAAGCTGTCGATCGTCGGCCTCGTGATCCTCGCCGGTTTCGCCGTTTATCTCGATGCCATCGTCCAGGAAAAATTTTCCGGCAAGCGCTGGACCATCCCGGCAAAGGTCTACGCACGTCCGCTCGAGTTGTTCGTCGGGCAGAAGCTGGCCAAGGACGACTTCCTCGCCGAGCTGGACGCCCTTGGCTATCGGCGCGAGAAGGCCGTCGCCGGTCCTGGCGGCGTTTCCGTGGCCGGCAACAATGTGGAGATGCAGACCCGCGGTTTTCAGTTCTATGAAGGCGCCGAGGAGTCACGACGCATCAGGGTGCGCTTTTCCGGTGACTTCGTTGCCGGGCTAAATAGCGCTGACGGCTCCAGCCTGGCCGTCGCGCGCCTGGAACCGGTGTTGATCGGCGGCCTTTATCCGGCGCACAACGAGGACCGCATCCTGATCAAGCTGGATCAGGTGCCGCCCTATCTGGTCCAGACGCTGGTGGCAGTCGAGGATCGGGAGTTCTTCGAGCACTTCGGCGTTTCGCCCAAGTCCATCGTCCGTGCCGTTTGGGTGAACCTGACGGCCGGCGCGGTGCGTCAGGGCGGCAGTACGCTGACGCAACAGCTGGTGAAGAACTTTTACCTCACCAACGAACGCAGCCTGACGCGCAAGGCCACCGAGGCGATGATGGCGGTGCTGCTGGAGCTGCACTACGACAAGCAGGAGATTCTCGAGGCCTACCTCAATGAGGTCTTCCTCGGCCAGGATGGTCGGCGTGCCATCCATGGCTTCGGGCTGGCCAGCCAGTACTTCTTCGGCCAGCCGCTCGCCGAGCTGAAGCTGCACCAGATCGCCCTGTTGGTCGGCATGGTCAAGGGGCCGACCTATTACAATCCGCGCCGGCATCCGGAGCGCGCACTCGAGCGGCGCAACCTTGTGCTCGACCTGCTCGCCGAGCAGCAGGTCGTCGATCCGGCCGAAGTCGCAGCCGCCAAGCAGAAGCCGCTCGGGATCACCCAGCGCGGCAGCATGGCCGACAGCTCCTACCCGGCCTTCCTTGATCTGGTGAAGCGCCAGTTGCGTGAGGACTATCGCGAGGAAGACCTGACCGAAGAAGGGCTGCGGGTATTCACCAGCTTCGATCCGATTCTTCAGCTCAAGGCCGAGCAGGCCATGAGCGATACGCTCAAGCGCCTTGGCAAGGGGGCCGAGGCCGTCGAGGGCGCCATGCTGGTGACCAATCCGGAAACCGGCGAAATCCAGGCGATGCTGGGCAGCCGGCAACCTGGCTACGCTGGCTTCAACCGGGCTCTTGATGCGGTTCGGCCGATTGGCTCGTTGATCAAGCCGGTGATCTATCTGACGGCACTGGAGCGTCCCAGCCAGTACACGTTGACCAGTCTGCTGGAAGATGAGCCCTTCTCGGTCAAGGGCGCGGACGGGCAGGTGTGGCGACCGCAGAACTACGACCGCAAGGCCCACGGCAACGTCTATCTCTACCAGGCGCTGGCCAACTCCTACAACTTGTCGACCACCCGCTTGGGCCTGGATCTGGGGGTGCCGAACGTACTCAAGACGCTGCAGCGCCTCGGGGTATCCGTCGACTGGCCGGCTTATCCTTCGATGCTGCTCGGGGCCGGCGCGCTAAGGCCGATCGAGGTCGCCGATGTGTATCAGACGCTTGCCAACGGCGGCTTCAACACGCCGTTGCGCGGCATTCGCAGCGTACTGACCGCGGAGGGCGAGCCGCTCAAGCGTTATCCGTTCCAGATTCAGCAGCGTTTCGATCCGGGCGCCATCTACCTTACGCAGCGGGCCATGCAGCGCGTGATGCATGAGGGCACCGGGCGTTCGGCGTACAACCAGCTGCCACGCTCGCTCAACCTGGCGGGCAAGACCGGGACCACCAACGATCTGCGTGACAGCTGGTTTGCCGGCTTCAGTCAGGACTTGCTGGCGGTGGTATGGCTAGGGCGCGACGACAACGGCAAGACGTCGCTGACCGGTGCTACCGGCGCGCTGCGGGTGTGGACGGATTTCATGCGGCGGGCCGATCCGTTGCCATTGAACTCGCCGCTGCCGGAGAACGTCGTGCAGGTCTGGGTCGATTCGCGCACCGGCCAGGGTACCGATGAACGCTGTCCTGGTGCGGTTCAGATGCCCTACATTCAGGGTAGCGAGCCGGCTCCGGGGCCGGGTTGTGGTATTCAGGCGCCTGCCGAGTCGGTCATGGACTGGGTCAGGGGTTGGCTGCAGTAG
- a CDS encoding tetratricopeptide repeat protein: MALCVIAMAVQGCASVDRRAIPVVDSGAPVSEQTVARQAYRPAGAAPAPAGQTADSGVMVMVPPGNSAPLQTFAAPDAGIVGTVDSTPGATPQWDSGAGAVGTPSMGTPMPAAPAPAPTGVPSSGGLSADEQLDGPVLALLTTARQQQSGGDLNGAASSLERAQRIAPREPQVLYRLAQVRLEQGDAVQAEQLSRRALSYASGRPALQASLWEMIAQARERQGDAAGAAAARQRAKVSL; the protein is encoded by the coding sequence ATGGCTTTGTGCGTGATTGCCATGGCCGTGCAGGGATGTGCCAGTGTCGATCGCCGCGCGATCCCGGTGGTGGACTCTGGCGCGCCGGTTTCCGAGCAGACTGTTGCACGTCAGGCGTACCGGCCTGCCGGCGCGGCTCCGGCACCCGCCGGGCAAACGGCGGATTCGGGCGTCATGGTAATGGTGCCACCGGGCAATTCGGCGCCCTTGCAAACGTTCGCGGCGCCAGATGCCGGTATCGTCGGTACCGTCGATAGTACACCCGGCGCAACGCCGCAATGGGATTCGGGAGCAGGCGCTGTCGGCACGCCGTCCATGGGGACGCCAATGCCGGCCGCGCCTGCACCGGCGCCGACCGGCGTGCCGTCCTCAGGTGGGCTCTCGGCAGACGAGCAACTCGACGGGCCGGTGCTGGCATTGCTCACCACGGCCCGCCAGCAGCAATCCGGGGGCGACCTCAACGGTGCCGCCTCGAGTCTGGAGCGCGCGCAACGGATCGCGCCGCGTGAGCCGCAGGTGCTCTACCGGCTGGCCCAGGTTCGGCTCGAGCAGGGCGATGCTGTGCAGGCTGAGCAGCTATCGCGGCGCGCGCTGAGCTACGCCAGCGGCCGTCCTGCCTTGCAGGCGAGCCTCTGGGAAATGATCGCGCAGGCACGCGAACGGCAGGGCGATGCAGCAGGGGCCGCAGCCGCTCGCCAGCGTGCCAAGGTCAGCCTGTGA
- a CDS encoding YqcC family protein: protein MDRRIPELADVLLLIERELRVAGLWADVAPSAQALASSAPFCVDTLPFEQWLQWVFLPRMKQIVEQEWPLPRVSGLGPMAEVAYAGRPLAGLIEALERFDQLLSEG from the coding sequence ATGGATCGGCGTATACCCGAACTGGCCGATGTGTTGTTGCTCATCGAGCGCGAGCTGAGGGTCGCAGGGCTGTGGGCCGACGTGGCGCCCTCGGCCCAGGCGCTGGCCAGCAGCGCGCCATTCTGCGTTGATACGCTCCCGTTCGAGCAGTGGCTGCAATGGGTGTTCTTGCCAAGAATGAAGCAGATCGTCGAGCAGGAGTGGCCCCTGCCTAGGGTATCGGGGCTAGGTCCCATGGCCGAAGTGGCCTACGCGGGGCGACCGCTGGCTGGGTTGATCGAGGCGCTGGAGCGCTTCGATCAACTGCTCAGCGAGGGTTGA
- a CDS encoding DUF4124 domain-containing protein: MRSMLVAASLLAVLGSPAWAAQVYKWVDAQGTTHFGAQPPQDQPAQTINTVAAPPAPVAPTPPRAEAKDPQAEIDEKVRRQVAEQEAQRKQHCETLRTNLAQLQSNPRVRVEEGGELRRIGEEERQARITETKKKIAEECDLNPR; encoded by the coding sequence ATGCGCTCGATGCTCGTCGCCGCCAGCCTTCTGGCCGTGCTCGGCAGCCCTGCCTGGGCGGCCCAGGTATACAAATGGGTTGATGCCCAGGGAACAACACATTTCGGAGCTCAACCTCCACAAGATCAGCCGGCGCAAACCATCAATACGGTCGCCGCCCCGCCGGCCCCGGTCGCGCCGACACCGCCGCGCGCGGAAGCAAAGGACCCGCAGGCCGAAATCGACGAGAAAGTTCGGCGTCAGGTCGCCGAGCAAGAGGCACAGCGCAAACAACACTGCGAAACACTGCGCACCAACCTGGCTCAACTGCAAAGCAACCCGCGCGTTCGGGTCGAAGAAGGTGGCGAACTGCGCCGCATCGGTGAGGAGGAGCGCCAGGCACGCATCACCGAAACAAAGAAGAAGATTGCCGAGGAGTGTGACCTCAACCCTCGCTGA